Proteins encoded within one genomic window of Ovis aries strain OAR_USU_Benz2616 breed Rambouillet chromosome 1, ARS-UI_Ramb_v3.0, whole genome shotgun sequence:
- the CCN1 gene encoding CCN family member 1: MSSRTARTLALAVTLLHLARLALSTCPAACHCPLEAPKCAPGVGLVQDSCGCCKVCAKQLNEDCSKTEPCDHTKGLECNFGASSTALKGICRAQSEGRPCEYNSRIYQNGESFQPNCKHQCTCIDGAVGCIPLCPQELSLPNLGCPNPRLVKVTGQCCEEWVCDDDSAKDPMDDREGLQGKELAFDASEVELTRNNELIAVGKSGFLKRLPVFGMEPRILYTPSSHGQKCIVQTTSWSQCSKTCGTGISTRVTNDNPECRLVKETRICEVRPCGQPVYSSLKKGKKCSKTKKSPEPVHFTYAGCSSVKKYRPKYCGSCVDGRCCTPQQTRTVKMRFRCEDGEMFSKNVMMIQSCRCSYNCPHASEAAFPFYRLFNDIHKFRD, translated from the exons ATGAGCTCCCGCACCGCCAGGACGCTCGCCCTCGCCGTCACCCTTCTCCACTTGGCCAGGCTG GCTCTCTCCACCTGCCCCGCCGCCTGCCACTGCCCCCTGGAGGCTCCCAAGTGCGCCCCGGGAGTCGGGCTGGTCCAGGACTCCTGCGGCTGCTGTAAGGTCTGCGCCAAGCAGCTCAACGAGGACTGCAGCAAAACGGAGCCCTGCGACCACACCAAGGGGCTGGAATGCAACTTCGGCGCCAGCTCCACCGCTCTGAAGGGGATCTGCAGAG CTCAGTCGGAGGGCAGACCCTGTGAATATAACTCCAGAATCTACCAGAATGGGGAAAGTTTCCAGCCCAACTGTAAACATCAGTGCACATGTATCGACGGCGCCGTGGGCTGCATTCCTCTGTGCCCCCAAGAGCTCTCTCTCCCCAACTTGGGCTGCCCCAACCCCCGGCTGGTCAAAGTTACCGGGCAGTGCTGTGAGGAGTGGGTCTGCGATGACGACAGTGCCAAGGACCCTATGGACGACAGGGAGGGCCTCCAGGGCAAGGAGCTGGCCTTCGATGCCTCGGAGGTGGAGTTAACGAGAAACAATGAATTAATTGCAGTTGGAAAAAGCGGTTTCCTGAAGCGGCTCCCGG TTTTTGGAATGGAACCTCGCATTCTTTACACCCCTTCTTCACATGGCCAGAAATGTATCGTCCAAACAACTTCGTGGTCCCAGTGCTCAAAGACCTGCGGAACTGGTATCTCCACACGCGTTACCAATGACAACCCTGAATGCCGCCTGGTGAAAGAAACCCGGATCTGTGAAGTGCGGCCTTGTGGACAGCCGGTGTACAGCAGCCTGAAA AAGGGCAAGAAATGCAGCAAGACCAAGAAATCCCCGGAACCGGTTCACTTTACTTACGCTGGATGTTCGAGTGTGAAGAAATACCGGCCCAAATACTGCGGTTCCTGCGTGGACGGCCGCTGCTGCACGCCTCAGCAGACCAGGACTGTCAAGATGCGGTTCCGCTGCGAAGACGGTGAAATGTTTTCCAAGAACGTCATGATGATACAGTCCTGCAGATGCAGCTACAACTGCCCGCATGCCAGCGAGGCGGCCTTCCCCTTCTACAGGCTGTTCAATGACATCCACAAGTTTAGGGACTAA